The proteins below are encoded in one region of Maribacter aestuarii:
- the pdhA gene encoding pyruvate dehydrogenase (acetyl-transferring) E1 component subunit alpha, with protein sequence MEKITKETYLKWYEDMLFWRKFEDKLAAVYIQQKVRGFLHLYNGQEAVLAGALHAMDLTKDRMITAYRNHVQPIGMGVDPKRVMAELYGKVTGTSKGMGGSMHIFSKEHRFHGGHGIVGGQIPLGAGMAFGDKYHGSDAVTLCYMGDGAVRQGSLHETFNLAMLWQLPVVFICENNGYAMGTSVARTSFSTEIWKLGLGYEMPCGPVDGMNPVTVAQEMSKAIDRARSGGGPTFLEMKTYRYRGHSMSDAQHYRTKDEVEEYKKIDPITQVLDIIKENKYATDEEIKKIDKRVKALVSECEKFAEESDYPPVNQLYDMVYEQEDFPFVQHKL encoded by the coding sequence ATGGAAAAAATTACCAAAGAAACTTATTTGAAATGGTATGAGGATATGCTATTTTGGAGAAAGTTTGAAGATAAACTGGCCGCAGTTTATATTCAGCAGAAAGTCCGAGGTTTTCTTCACTTATACAACGGTCAAGAGGCAGTTTTAGCGGGTGCACTTCATGCAATGGACTTGACCAAGGATAGAATGATTACTGCGTATAGGAACCATGTCCAGCCCATTGGGATGGGAGTTGATCCAAAGCGGGTAATGGCGGAACTTTACGGTAAGGTTACAGGAACCTCTAAAGGTATGGGAGGTTCAATGCACATATTTTCCAAAGAACATAGATTTCATGGTGGTCATGGGATAGTTGGTGGTCAGATACCCTTAGGTGCCGGTATGGCATTTGGGGATAAGTATCATGGAAGTGATGCGGTAACCCTCTGTTATATGGGAGACGGTGCGGTAAGGCAAGGTTCACTTCACGAAACTTTTAATTTGGCCATGTTATGGCAATTACCTGTAGTTTTCATCTGTGAAAATAATGGCTATGCTATGGGAACTTCTGTAGCTAGAACCTCTTTCTCTACAGAAATCTGGAAACTTGGTTTGGGCTATGAAATGCCTTGTGGTCCCGTGGATGGAATGAATCCCGTTACGGTAGCGCAAGAAATGAGCAAAGCTATTGACAGGGCACGAAGTGGCGGTGGACCAACTTTCCTAGAAATGAAGACTTATCGTTACAGGGGGCACTCTATGTCAGATGCACAACACTATAGAACTAAAGATGAGGTGGAGGAATATAAGAAGATAGATCCAATTACACAGGTTTTAGATATTATCAAGGAGAATAAATATGCCACAGACGAGGAAATAAAAAAAATTGATAAAAGGGTCAAGGCTTTGGTTTCGGAATGTGAAAAATTTGCAGAAGAGTCGGACTATCCGCCAGTAAATCAATTGTACGATATGGTTTACGAACAAGAAGATTTTCCCTTTGTGCAACATAAATTATAA
- the cdd gene encoding cytidine deaminase: MAVKKKITFEITVFNDLKELESTEAELLNRAVAVRENAYAPYSDFKVGAAVLLENGEIVTGNNQENASYPSGLCAERVAIFYAGAKFPGVQIKTIAISAASANHKVDSPAAPCGNCRQSISEYEFKQKKPIKLLLMGEVGDIIQCNSIADILPLGFNSTFLK; the protein is encoded by the coding sequence ATGGCGGTAAAGAAAAAAATCACTTTTGAAATTACGGTTTTCAATGATCTTAAGGAACTGGAAAGTACGGAAGCGGAACTGCTCAACAGAGCTGTTGCAGTGAGGGAAAATGCCTATGCGCCCTATTCGGATTTCAAGGTTGGTGCGGCTGTTCTCCTGGAGAATGGTGAAATAGTTACCGGGAACAATCAGGAAAATGCATCCTACCCATCTGGCTTGTGCGCAGAAAGGGTCGCTATATTTTATGCAGGGGCAAAATTCCCTGGGGTACAAATTAAAACTATTGCAATATCCGCAGCTTCTGCCAATCACAAAGTCGATTCTCCGGCAGCGCCTTGCGGAAATTGTCGGCAATCCATTTCGGAATATGAGTTTAAACAAAAAAAGCCTATTAAATTACTGCTGATGGGAGAAGTTGGTGACATTATTCAGTGCAACTCCATTGCCGATATACTCCCGTTAGGATTTAATAGTACTTTTCTAAAATAA